A single window of uncultured Pseudodesulfovibrio sp. DNA harbors:
- a CDS encoding ABC transporter substrate-binding protein — translation MTRLKKIIPWCTLFSFLIMSMPIFATAATPITFWTTEMGADRQAVIKYLTDAFMIFNPDIEIHVEDIEENAMVDALTQAQKEGTGPNIISCASNLVVSFSELGWINNTGTEACISNIGKDRFYSGTLSKLQHTDGTYSGIPLSGWVQGIWYRKDWFKKHGLNPPNTWNNILKAAKTFHAPEKEQYGILIGTQDDVYTEQIFTHLALSAGVKEFTPEGKVVFDTPATVETLKFYAELTRYTPPGPQSWRGRDFYLQGQLAMMFYSTFIMDDMAIPSIAANSLTGDNFEELCGAPYDYNLLRNTGFVSSITGTHKASYGTITALGLMKTENTAQQQAAERLVEFLFSNDAYITWLHMVPGGTMPVLKDIAIHDTFFRDHQGVFQKYSRQRVQSILSGFDSLKSFSFVDGHIVPQAALASAMGLLSNMITRTLQGKVSPEEAVSQTATKMRMINSKI, via the coding sequence ATGACTCGGTTAAAAAAAATCATACCATGGTGCACGCTCTTTTCCTTTCTCATAATGTCCATGCCCATTTTCGCGACAGCGGCTACTCCCATCACCTTCTGGACAACAGAAATGGGCGCAGACCGGCAAGCGGTTATCAAATATCTCACAGATGCCTTCATGATCTTCAATCCGGACATTGAAATACATGTTGAGGATATTGAAGAAAACGCCATGGTTGATGCATTGACCCAGGCCCAAAAAGAAGGGACCGGGCCAAACATTATCAGTTGTGCTTCGAATCTGGTTGTCTCCTTCAGCGAACTCGGATGGATAAACAACACTGGAACAGAAGCTTGTATTTCCAATATAGGTAAAGACAGGTTCTACTCTGGAACACTCAGCAAATTGCAACACACAGACGGAACATATAGCGGCATTCCTTTAAGCGGATGGGTTCAAGGTATATGGTACAGAAAAGACTGGTTTAAAAAACACGGCCTGAACCCACCCAATACTTGGAACAACATTCTAAAAGCGGCCAAAACCTTTCACGCCCCGGAAAAAGAACAATACGGGATTCTCATCGGCACACAGGATGATGTATATACCGAGCAAATATTTACCCATCTAGCCCTCTCTGCTGGAGTGAAAGAATTCACCCCCGAAGGAAAGGTCGTGTTTGATACTCCGGCAACTGTTGAAACGCTCAAATTCTATGCAGAATTAACCCGATACACACCTCCTGGCCCCCAATCTTGGCGTGGAAGAGATTTCTATCTTCAAGGGCAATTGGCGATGATGTTCTATTCAACATTCATCATGGATGACATGGCCATTCCTTCCATTGCCGCAAATTCTTTGACTGGAGACAATTTTGAAGAACTCTGTGGTGCCCCTTACGACTACAATCTCTTGAGAAATACCGGATTTGTCTCAAGTATTACGGGAACGCATAAAGCAAGCTATGGTACTATCACTGCACTTGGCCTGATGAAAACCGAAAATACTGCACAACAACAAGCGGCTGAACGCCTTGTTGAATTTCTTTTTTCAAACGACGCCTATATTACCTGGCTGCATATGGTTCCCGGTGGCACGATGCCTGTTCTCAAAGATATCGCAATCCACGACACTTTTTTCAGAGACCACCAAGGAGTCTTCCAAAAGTACTCCCGGCAACGAGTCCAAAGCATCTTGTCTGGATTTGATTCATTAAAAAGCTTCAGCTTTGTGGATGGTCATATCGTACCTCAGGCAGCCCTGGCTTC